The Gemmatimonadales bacterium genomic sequence AGGTCGAGGCCATCGCGAAGGAGATCGGGGCGCCGCTCGTCACCGGGAAGACCGCGCAGGCCGAGCGGGAGCGGGTGTACGAGCAGTTTCGTCAGGGCGCGCTGCGCCGCATCGTGCTGTCGAAGGTGGGAAACTTCGCCGTCGACCTGCCCGATGCCGACGTGCTCGTCCAGGTCTCGGGCGCGTTCGGCTCTCGCCAGGAGGAGGCGCAGCGGCTCGGGCGGATCCTGCGGCCGAAGCGGGATGGGCGCGCGGCGCACTTCTTCACGCTGGTCTCCCGCGACACGCGCGAGGAGGAGTTCGCCCATCACCGCAAGCTGTTTCTCACCGAGCAGGGCTA encodes the following:
- a CDS encoding helicase-related protein; protein product: FDVPWKDLEQQAWIATATCVEVRVPMSAERRMAYALAERRVQFRVAAENPAKLGPLRDILRRYPDGRVLVIGGYLDQVEAIAKEIGAPLVTGKTAQAERERVYEQFRQGALRRIVLSKVGNFAVDLPDADVLVQVSGAFGSRQEEAQRLGRILRPKRDGRAAHFFTLVSRDTREEEFAHHRKLFLTEQGYSYQVRLADPTGA